The following proteins are encoded in a genomic region of Opitutus sp.:
- a CDS encoding insulinase family protein: MPKSIPSFAADLRLLEAFWKQPPERTVLANGLTLLIQRDTSAPVASVQVWVKTGSIHEGGLMGAGLSHYLEHLLFKGTERRAGREISVTVQEHGGNINAYTTFDRTVYYIDLPSNHVGVAIDVLADAVLHSTLPADEVTREKDVILREIAMGNDDPDHRLGEALFDTAFRQHPYRYPVIGYRDVFTAVTREDLLAYYRARYVPNNLVVVVAGDVDPVEVRALVETHFGVAPRVKLAPVLVLSEPAQLAPRALHRQEDVELTRAGLSWQIPGLTHADAPVLDLLGVLLGQGDSSVLWQAVREKARLVHAIDATSWNPGETGLFYISFVCEPARRQAATTAVRRELDRVGAKGFAPAQIRKALLQLVVGEINTRKTISGQASRLGAAEVVAGDLDFSKAYFARLARVTSADLRRVVRTYLAPERVTAVSLSPKQTEAVAVSAKIAGRLPDDFTEHALPNGARLLLRPDPRLPNLHLRLLCEGGPLHEPAHLRGATSLMATLLTKDTKKRTAAEVAKFIEEVGGSFYPFSGNNSFGLAAEVLPSDIGRALDVLADAVLAPTFAKSSFEVERDAQLADLQQDADDVVTVGRKLVRRKFFGEHPFAIDAHGSIEGLKALKPADLAALWKRMCVAGNVVLVAAGDFDPKVLGPKLKAFLRRLPRGQAPARTAVFTAPGEVGDFVETQPREQAVVFQAFPGPGLLAPDYHVGEVADELFSGMSSRLFERVREEKGLAYFVRSSRITGVDAGMFTFLAGTAPATANDVLVEIDAEIARVQAGAVTATELLRCQTRLKAGRRMGLQTNGARAMHAGLNTLYGLPADDAATYDALIDAVTIGHLQAFAQKHFTRSQRTQLVVGPKAV, translated from the coding sequence ATGCCCAAATCTATCCCGTCGTTTGCCGCCGATCTTCGTTTGCTTGAAGCGTTTTGGAAACAACCGCCCGAGCGCACCGTCCTGGCAAACGGCCTCACGCTGCTCATCCAGCGCGACACCTCCGCTCCCGTCGCCTCCGTCCAGGTGTGGGTGAAAACCGGCAGTATCCACGAGGGTGGGTTGATGGGCGCGGGGCTTTCCCACTACTTAGAACACCTCCTTTTCAAGGGCACCGAGCGCCGCGCCGGCCGCGAGATTTCCGTCACCGTCCAGGAACACGGCGGCAACATCAACGCCTACACCACGTTTGACCGCACCGTTTATTACATCGATCTGCCGTCCAACCATGTCGGGGTCGCCATTGATGTGCTCGCCGACGCGGTGCTGCATTCCACGCTGCCCGCCGACGAGGTGACGCGTGAAAAGGACGTGATCCTTCGCGAGATCGCCATGGGCAACGATGACCCCGACCACCGCCTGGGCGAGGCCCTGTTCGACACCGCTTTCCGCCAGCACCCGTATCGGTACCCGGTTATCGGCTACCGCGACGTGTTCACCGCCGTGACCCGCGAAGACCTGCTCGCGTACTACCGCGCCCGTTACGTGCCCAACAACCTCGTGGTGGTCGTCGCCGGCGATGTCGATCCGGTGGAGGTGCGCGCGTTGGTCGAGACCCACTTCGGCGTGGCTCCGAGGGTAAAACTCGCGCCGGTGCTCGTGCTGTCCGAGCCCGCGCAACTCGCCCCGCGCGCCCTGCACCGGCAGGAGGATGTCGAGCTGACCCGCGCCGGTCTTTCGTGGCAGATCCCTGGGCTCACCCATGCCGACGCGCCGGTGCTCGACCTGCTCGGCGTATTGCTCGGCCAGGGCGACAGCTCGGTGCTGTGGCAGGCGGTGCGTGAAAAGGCCCGCCTGGTGCACGCGATCGACGCGACCAGCTGGAACCCCGGCGAGACCGGCTTGTTTTACATCTCCTTTGTGTGCGAGCCGGCGCGTCGCCAGGCCGCCACTACGGCGGTGCGCCGCGAGCTCGACCGCGTGGGGGCGAAAGGCTTCGCTCCGGCGCAGATCCGCAAAGCCCTGCTCCAACTCGTCGTCGGCGAAATCAACACGCGCAAAACCATCTCCGGCCAGGCCTCGCGCCTCGGTGCCGCCGAGGTGGTTGCGGGCGACCTCGATTTCTCCAAGGCCTATTTCGCCCGCCTAGCCCGGGTGACCAGCGCCGACCTTCGCCGCGTGGTGCGCACCTACCTCGCGCCTGAACGGGTCACGGCGGTTTCACTCAGCCCGAAGCAAACGGAAGCAGTCGCGGTGAGTGCCAAAATCGCCGGCCGCCTGCCGGATGATTTCACCGAGCACGCCCTGCCCAACGGCGCGCGGTTGCTGCTGCGACCCGACCCGCGCCTGCCCAATCTGCACCTGCGCCTGTTGTGCGAGGGCGGGCCGTTGCACGAGCCGGCCCACCTGCGCGGGGCCACCTCGCTCATGGCCACGCTGCTCACCAAGGACACCAAAAAGCGCACGGCCGCCGAGGTGGCCAAATTCATCGAGGAAGTGGGCGGCTCGTTTTACCCCTTTTCGGGTAACAACAGCTTCGGCCTCGCCGCCGAGGTGTTGCCCAGCGACATCGGTCGCGCGTTGGACGTTTTGGCCGACGCGGTGCTCGCTCCGACGTTCGCCAAGTCGAGTTTCGAGGTGGAGCGCGATGCGCAGCTCGCCGACCTGCAACAGGACGCCGACGACGTGGTTACGGTGGGCCGCAAACTCGTGCGCCGGAAATTTTTTGGCGAGCACCCCTTCGCGATTGATGCGCACGGCAGCATCGAGGGGTTGAAGGCGCTCAAGCCGGCCGATCTGGCGGCACTGTGGAAGCGCATGTGTGTTGCCGGCAATGTGGTGCTGGTGGCCGCCGGCGATTTCGACCCGAAGGTGCTGGGGCCAAAACTGAAGGCGTTCCTGCGCCGCCTGCCGCGTGGGCAAGCGCCCGCACGCACAGCCGTATTCACCGCGCCCGGCGAGGTGGGGGATTTTGTGGAGACGCAACCGCGCGAGCAGGCGGTCGTATTTCAAGCGTTTCCCGGACCGGGTTTGCTGGCGCCTGATTACCATGTCGGCGAGGTGGCCGACGAGTTGTTCAGTGGCATGTCCTCTCGCCTGTTTGAGCGCGTACGCGAGGAAAAGGGGCTCGCGTACTTTGTGCGCTCCAGCCGCATCACGGGTGTGGACGCCGGAATGTTTACCTTCCTCGCCGGCACCGCTCCGGCCACGGCTAACGACGTGCTCGTCGAGATCGACGCCGAGATTGCCCGAGTGCAGGCGGGGGCGGTCACCGCGACCGAGCTGCTGCGCTGTCAGACGCGCCTCAAGGCAGGGCGGCGCATGGGACTGCAAACCAACGGGGCGCGGGCCATGCATGCGGGTTTGAATACCCTCTACGGCCTGCCGGCGGACGATGCCGCGACCTACGACGCGCTGATTGATGCGGTGACGATTGGGCACTTGCAGGCGTTTGCCCAAAAGCACTTCACCCGAAGCCAGCGCACGCAGTTGGTGGTGGGGCCGAAGGCGGTATAA
- a CDS encoding NAD(+)/NADH kinase, which yields MPPISKLAFVVNDPKPGAAELAEDLMAIARAAGVAVISTRAHPVAVDFLAGQDACCVIGGDGTLLGIAAQAARAGVPIIGVNRGNLGFLTTFSADNIRESFPSLLAGAFQINHRSLLACSINGGPVDLALNDVLIKAEVNSRIVGLEVTADGQLVTDYDCDGLIFATPTGSTAYNLSAGGPMVHPSAEVIALTPICPHTLSNRSIIFRAEVRLAVRNLSPGITLQVTVDGQRDYRVSGNQVITITHATERLPLVQRRDHDHFAVVRTKLKWAGGVTERNR from the coding sequence ATGCCGCCCATCAGCAAGCTCGCCTTCGTGGTCAATGACCCCAAGCCCGGCGCCGCCGAGCTCGCCGAGGATCTGATGGCAATCGCCCGCGCCGCCGGCGTTGCGGTCATTTCTACCCGGGCGCACCCCGTGGCGGTCGATTTTCTTGCCGGCCAGGACGCCTGCTGCGTCATCGGCGGCGACGGCACGTTACTCGGTATCGCGGCCCAGGCCGCCCGCGCCGGCGTGCCCATCATTGGCGTCAACCGTGGCAACCTCGGTTTCCTCACCACGTTTTCCGCCGACAACATCCGCGAGAGCTTCCCCTCCCTGCTGGCCGGCGCTTTCCAGATTAACCACCGGTCGCTCCTTGCCTGTTCGATCAACGGCGGCCCGGTGGATCTGGCGCTCAACGACGTGCTCATCAAAGCCGAGGTCAACTCACGCATCGTCGGCCTCGAGGTCACCGCCGACGGCCAACTGGTGACCGACTACGATTGCGACGGTCTTATCTTTGCCACGCCCACCGGCTCGACCGCCTACAACCTCTCCGCCGGCGGCCCGATGGTTCATCCCTCAGCTGAAGTCATCGCGCTGACGCCGATCTGCCCGCACACGTTGAGCAACCGCTCCATCATCTTCCGTGCTGAGGTCCGGCTCGCGGTGCGCAACCTAAGCCCCGGCATCACCCTGCAAGTCACCGTGGATGGTCAGCGCGATTACCGCGTGAGCGGCAACCAAGTGATCACCATCACGCATGCCACCGAACGCCTGCCCCTGGTGCAACGCCGCGACCACGACCACTTCGCCGTGGTCCGCACCAAGCTCAAGTGGGCCGGCGGGGTCACCGAGCGCAACCGCTAG
- a CDS encoding TlyA family RNA methyltransferase, whose protein sequence is MSATRQRLDELLVTRGLADSRSQAKALIMSGRVLHGTARLDKPGKEFPGDIELIVEQPPRFVSRGGEKLQGYIEKFALDLTGAHVLDVGASTGGFTDCALQRGAVDVVCVDVGRAQLHPKLRADPRVTNLEKINARNLRAEDLPRPDYDVIVMDLSFISLKSVLPAVWPLLRTGGTLVALVKPQFEAGKAEVDKGRGIIRDTAVQDAVLAGIQGFALAQLPAAQLVGTMDSPITGTDGNREFLLGLRKVA, encoded by the coding sequence ATGTCCGCCACCCGTCAACGCCTCGACGAACTGCTCGTCACCCGCGGCCTCGCCGACTCCCGCTCGCAAGCCAAGGCGTTGATCATGTCCGGCCGCGTGCTCCATGGCACCGCGCGTCTCGATAAACCTGGCAAGGAGTTCCCCGGTGACATCGAGCTCATCGTCGAACAACCGCCACGCTTCGTCTCCCGCGGCGGGGAAAAACTGCAGGGTTACATCGAGAAATTCGCCCTCGATCTGACGGGCGCACACGTGCTCGACGTCGGCGCCTCCACCGGCGGCTTTACCGACTGCGCGCTGCAACGCGGGGCCGTCGACGTGGTCTGCGTCGATGTCGGCCGCGCCCAACTCCACCCCAAACTTCGTGCTGACCCGCGCGTCACCAACCTGGAGAAAATCAACGCCCGCAACCTCCGCGCCGAAGATCTCCCGCGGCCCGATTACGACGTCATCGTGATGGACTTGTCGTTTATCTCGCTCAAGAGCGTGTTGCCCGCCGTCTGGCCGTTGTTGCGCACCGGCGGCACGTTGGTGGCACTAGTAAAACCCCAGTTCGAAGCCGGCAAAGCGGAAGTGGACAAAGGCCGGGGCATCATCCGCGACACCGCTGTTCAAGACGCCGTTTTGGCCGGCATTCAAGGCTTCGCCCTTGCTCAATTACCCGCCGCTCAACTCGTCGGCACCATGGATTCGCCCATCACCGGCACCGACGGCAACCGCGAGTTTTTACTCGGCCTGCGCAAAGTCGCTTAA
- a CDS encoding SGNH/GDSL hydrolase family protein has translation MQIFPRSKLLFIGDSITDAGRDPSGEATPWGQTGTGRGYVSLIEGWLGATRPADQIRVVNRGTSGHTARDLAARWQADVLDQRPDWLAVMIGINDVWRQFDTPLRTDLQVPLDEYTRVLTALIEQTRPLVKGLILASPYLIEGNRADPMRLRMDEYGAVVRKLAAQHNALFIDTQAAFDAVLVHTHPMTLAWDRIHPNTTGHLILARAFLSAIGAA, from the coding sequence ATGCAAATCTTTCCCCGCAGCAAACTCCTCTTCATCGGCGACTCCATCACCGACGCCGGCCGCGATCCCTCTGGCGAAGCCACCCCGTGGGGCCAGACCGGCACCGGCCGTGGCTACGTTTCACTCATTGAGGGCTGGCTTGGCGCCACTCGCCCCGCCGACCAGATCCGCGTCGTCAACCGCGGCACCAGCGGCCACACCGCGCGCGACCTCGCGGCTCGCTGGCAGGCCGACGTGCTCGACCAGCGCCCCGACTGGCTCGCGGTGATGATCGGCATCAACGATGTTTGGCGCCAGTTCGACACACCGCTTCGCACCGATCTCCAGGTGCCGCTCGACGAATACACCCGTGTGCTCACCGCGCTCATCGAACAAACCCGCCCCTTGGTCAAAGGCCTCATCCTCGCCAGCCCCTACCTGATCGAGGGCAACCGCGCCGATCCGATGCGCCTCCGCATGGACGAATACGGTGCCGTCGTTCGCAAATTAGCGGCCCAGCACAACGCCCTCTTCATCGACACTCAGGCTGCCTTTGATGCGGTGCTCGTCCACACCCACCCGATGACGCTCGCCTGGGACCGTATTCACCCGAACACCACCGGCCACCTGATCCTTGCCCGCGCCTTCCTCTCCGCCATCGGCGCCGCCTGA